In Saccharothrix violaceirubra, the following are encoded in one genomic region:
- a CDS encoding DUF3093 domain-containing protein: protein MSETSATVPTAFRERQYVPWWGWPLPLAAAVLLAAEIHMGFPGVRSWLPYLITVPLAVLLIVRMGALRVEVSDGELRVGAAHVPLALLGEVEVFDAKTKRKAMGPNLDPMAFVAHRGWVGPVVKVRVEDPRDPTPYWLFSVRSADELARVLRDSR from the coding sequence GTGAGCGAGACCTCCGCAACCGTCCCGACCGCCTTCCGGGAGCGGCAGTACGTGCCCTGGTGGGGCTGGCCGCTGCCGCTGGCCGCCGCCGTGCTGCTGGCCGCCGAGATCCACATGGGCTTCCCCGGCGTCCGGTCGTGGCTGCCCTACCTGATCACGGTCCCGCTGGCCGTGCTGCTGATCGTGCGGATGGGCGCGCTGCGGGTCGAGGTGTCCGACGGCGAGCTGCGGGTGGGCGCGGCGCACGTGCCGCTGGCGCTGCTCGGCGAGGTCGAGGTGTTCGACGCGAAGACCAAGCGGAAGGCGATGGGTCCGAACCTGGACCCGATGGCCTTCGTCGCGCACCGGGGATGGGTCGGCCCGGTGGTGAAGGTGCGGGTCGAGGACCCGCGGGACCCGACGCCGTACTGGCTGTTCAGCGTGCGGTCGGCGGACGAACTGGCCCGCGTGCTGCGCGACTCGCGCTGA
- the ppgK gene encoding polyphosphate--glucose phosphotransferase, with protein MGSSRGFGVDIGGSGIKGGLVDLETGTLDGERLRVTTPQPSTPDAVADVVAEIVAKFDWTGPVGVTLPCVVKHGVAHTAANVDKGWIGTDAAALFARRLGRPTEDVVVLNDADAAGLAEMRFGSGVGRAGTVVLLTFGTGIGSALFLDGRLVPNTEFGHLEVDGHDAEKRAAASVKEDRNLSWAEWTPLVSRYLSVLENLIWPDLVIAGGGVSKKAEKWLPLLEARTEVVAAALKNDAGIVGAAVAAAHGTHS; from the coding sequence ATGGGCAGCTCCCGCGGGTTCGGTGTGGACATCGGCGGCTCGGGGATCAAGGGCGGACTCGTCGATCTGGAAACGGGCACGCTCGACGGCGAACGACTTCGCGTCACGACTCCGCAGCCGTCGACACCGGACGCCGTCGCGGACGTGGTCGCCGAGATCGTGGCCAAGTTCGACTGGACCGGCCCGGTCGGCGTCACGCTGCCGTGCGTGGTCAAGCACGGCGTCGCGCACACCGCGGCCAACGTCGACAAGGGCTGGATCGGCACGGACGCCGCGGCCCTGTTCGCCCGGCGCCTGGGCAGGCCCACCGAGGACGTGGTCGTGCTCAACGACGCCGACGCCGCGGGCCTGGCCGAGATGCGGTTCGGCTCGGGCGTGGGACGTGCCGGCACGGTCGTGCTGCTGACGTTCGGCACGGGCATCGGCAGCGCGTTGTTCCTCGACGGCCGCCTCGTGCCCAACACCGAGTTCGGCCACCTCGAAGTCGACGGGCACGACGCGGAGAAGCGGGCCGCCGCGTCGGTCAAGGAGGACCGGAACCTGTCCTGGGCCGAGTGGACGCCGCTCGTGAGCCGCTACCTGTCCGTGCTGGAGAACCTGATCTGGCCGGATCTCGTCATCGCCGGCGGCGGGGTGAGCAAGAAGGCCGAGAAGTGGCTGCCGCTGCTCGAGGCGCGGACGGAGGTCGTGGCCGCCGCGTTGAAGAACGACGCGGGCATCGTGGGCGCCGCGGTCGCCGCCGCGCACGGGACCCACTCATAA
- a CDS encoding DEAD/DEAH box helicase: MAQPQVASTRPLRAWQRRALTKYLAAKPRDFLAVATPGAGKTTFGLRVAAELLADRTIEAVTIVTPTEHLKHQWAQAAAEAGLAIDSNFRNTNAVTSRDFHGVALTYAQVAAHPTLHRVRTENRKTLVLLDEIHHGGDAKSWGDAIREAFTPAVRRLCLTGTPFRSDDSPIPFVSYEPGPDGVQRSRADHLYGYSDALKDGVVRPVIFLAYSGEASWRTSAGEEFSARLGEPLTQEQNARAWRVALDPTGEWMPSVLKAADQRLTQLRSGGIPDAGGLVIATDQTVAKAYAEILQRVTGHDATLVLSDDPKASGRIAEFAASQERWLIAVRMVSEGVDVPRLAVGVYATSSSTPLFFAQAIGRFVRQRVKGETASVFLPSVPVLLGLASELEQQRDHVLGKPHREKDGWDEELLAQANQVKDEPGEEERAFTALGASAELDQVIYDGSSFGTAAFAGSDEEQEYLGLPGLLEPDQVRALLRQRQEKQLVDAGKRPVAAPVAPAPTRPASVQERLAQLRKELNTLVAMYHHRTKKPHGKIHNQLREYCGGPPTAMASIEQLEERIATLRSW, translated from the coding sequence TTGGCGCAACCGCAGGTCGCATCGACCCGTCCGCTCCGCGCTTGGCAGCGGCGTGCGCTCACCAAGTACCTCGCCGCGAAGCCGCGCGACTTCCTCGCCGTGGCCACGCCCGGTGCCGGCAAGACCACGTTCGGTCTCCGCGTCGCCGCCGAACTCCTCGCCGACCGCACGATCGAAGCCGTCACGATCGTCACGCCCACCGAGCACCTCAAGCACCAGTGGGCGCAGGCCGCCGCCGAGGCGGGGCTGGCCATCGACTCGAACTTCCGCAACACCAACGCGGTCACCTCGCGCGACTTCCACGGCGTCGCGCTCACGTACGCACAGGTGGCCGCGCACCCGACGCTGCACCGCGTGCGCACGGAGAACCGCAAGACCCTGGTCCTGCTCGACGAGATCCACCACGGCGGCGACGCCAAGTCGTGGGGCGACGCCATCCGCGAGGCGTTCACGCCCGCCGTGCGCCGACTGTGCCTGACCGGGACGCCGTTCCGCAGCGACGACTCGCCCATCCCGTTCGTGTCCTACGAACCCGGTCCGGACGGCGTGCAGCGCAGCCGTGCCGACCACCTCTACGGCTACTCGGACGCGCTCAAGGACGGCGTCGTCCGCCCGGTGATCTTCCTGGCCTACTCGGGCGAGGCGAGCTGGCGGACCAGCGCGGGGGAGGAGTTCTCCGCGCGTCTGGGCGAGCCGCTCACGCAGGAGCAGAACGCCCGCGCGTGGCGCGTGGCCCTCGACCCGACCGGCGAGTGGATGCCGTCCGTGCTCAAGGCCGCGGACCAGCGGCTGACCCAGTTGCGGTCGGGCGGCATCCCGGACGCGGGCGGCCTGGTCATCGCCACCGACCAGACCGTGGCCAAGGCGTACGCCGAGATCCTCCAGCGCGTGACCGGCCACGACGCCACGCTCGTGCTCAGCGACGACCCCAAGGCGTCCGGGCGCATCGCCGAGTTCGCGGCGTCGCAGGAGCGCTGGCTGATCGCCGTGCGCATGGTGTCCGAGGGCGTCGACGTGCCGCGACTGGCCGTCGGTGTGTACGCGACCAGTTCGTCGACGCCGTTGTTCTTCGCCCAGGCCATCGGTCGGTTCGTGCGGCAGCGGGTGAAGGGCGAGACGGCCAGCGTGTTCCTGCCCAGCGTCCCGGTGCTGTTGGGCCTGGCCAGCGAGCTGGAGCAGCAACGCGACCACGTCCTGGGCAAGCCGCACCGCGAGAAGGACGGCTGGGACGAGGAGCTGCTCGCCCAGGCCAACCAGGTCAAGGACGAGCCGGGCGAGGAGGAGCGGGCGTTCACCGCGCTGGGCGCCAGTGCCGAGCTGGACCAGGTGATCTACGACGGGTCGTCGTTCGGCACGGCGGCGTTCGCGGGCAGCGACGAGGAGCAGGAGTACCTGGGACTGCCGGGGCTGCTCGAGCCCGACCAGGTCCGTGCGCTGCTGCGGCAGCGTCAGGAGAAGCAGCTCGTCGACGCGGGCAAACGCCCGGTGGCCGCCCCCGTCGCTCCGGCTCCGACGCGTCCGGCGAGTGTCCAGGAGCGTCTGGCCCAGTTGCGCAAGGAGCTCAACACGCTGGTGGCCATGTACCACCACCGCACCAAGAAGCCGCACGGCAAGATCCACAACCAGCTGCGCGAGTACTGCGGCGGCCCGCCGACCGCCATGGCGAGCATCGAGCAGCTCGAGGAACGCATCGCCACGCTCCGCTCCTGGTAG
- the cei gene encoding envelope integrity protein Cei: MGPGSASAGSSRYRKRRPVPALVLFLVLGVTAVVVWNGVLADAGDVDAAIRCNTPGNVPSSVVPTGEPAGETMPQAARGTVLGHDALDRTDPVPASDVHFRVFNASTQRNQARFVATTLTELGLQQAAEPDNDPVYPAQDMECRGQIRFGAPGAGAARTLSLLAPCLELVRDERQDATVDVSVGKKFSELKPNHDARKVLDGLTAWAEQHPDRQGGQAADGNPPPSIDQDHLDAARDVHC, encoded by the coding sequence GTGGGACCGGGATCGGCGAGTGCGGGGTCGTCGCGGTACCGGAAGCGGCGGCCGGTACCGGCCCTTGTGCTGTTCCTGGTGCTGGGGGTCACGGCGGTGGTGGTCTGGAACGGCGTGCTGGCCGACGCGGGCGACGTGGACGCCGCGATCAGGTGCAACACGCCCGGGAACGTGCCGTCGTCCGTCGTGCCGACCGGGGAGCCGGCCGGGGAGACGATGCCGCAGGCCGCGCGGGGCACGGTGCTCGGTCACGACGCGTTGGACCGCACGGACCCCGTTCCGGCGAGCGATGTCCACTTCCGGGTGTTCAACGCAAGCACGCAGCGCAACCAGGCGCGGTTCGTGGCGACCACGCTGACCGAGCTGGGGTTGCAGCAGGCCGCCGAGCCGGACAACGACCCGGTCTACCCGGCGCAGGACATGGAGTGCCGCGGCCAGATCAGGTTCGGTGCGCCCGGCGCGGGCGCGGCCCGGACGTTGAGCCTGCTCGCGCCGTGCCTGGAGCTGGTGCGCGACGAACGCCAGGACGCGACCGTCGACGTCTCCGTCGGCAAGAAGTTCAGCGAACTCAAGCCCAACCACGACGCCCGCAAGGTGCTCGACGGGCTGACCGCGTGGGCCGAGCAGCACCCGGACCGCCAGGGCGGCCAGGCCGCCGACGGCAACCCGCCGCCGTCGATCGACCAGGACCACCTCGACGCCGCCCGCGACGTCCACTGCTGA
- the dut gene encoding dUTP diphosphatase, whose product MPSVEVLLSRLDPSVPLPSYARPGDAGADLVTTSDVVIDPGERAVVGTGIAIALPEGYAAFVHPRSGLAAKVGLSVVNTPGTIDAGYRGEIRVCLVNHDLRAPVVLARGDRIAQLVVQKVEHAVFREVDGLPDSERGAGGYGSTGGHEVLARTEG is encoded by the coding sequence GTGCCCAGCGTCGAGGTCCTGCTCTCCCGGCTCGATCCGTCCGTCCCGCTCCCGTCGTACGCGCGTCCCGGCGACGCCGGCGCGGACCTGGTGACCACCAGCGACGTGGTGATCGACCCCGGCGAACGCGCCGTGGTCGGCACCGGGATCGCGATCGCGCTCCCCGAAGGCTATGCCGCGTTCGTGCACCCGCGCAGCGGTCTGGCGGCCAAGGTGGGCTTGAGCGTGGTCAACACGCCCGGAACGATCGACGCGGGCTACCGGGGCGAGATCAGGGTCTGCCTGGTCAACCACGACCTCCGGGCACCCGTCGTGCTGGCGCGCGGCGACCGGATCGCCCAGTTGGTCGTGCAGAAGGTGGAACACGCGGTGTTCCGCGAAGTCGATGGACTTCCCGACTCCGAACGGGGTGCGGGAGGCTACGGCTCTACTGGCGGGCACGAGGTGCTCGCCCGGACGGAGGGGTGA
- a CDS encoding DUF4193 domain-containing protein, translating to MATDYDAPRRSEADELAEDSLEELKARRNETQSGVVDIDEDASAENFELPGADLSGEELTFKVLPKQADEFTCSKCFLVHHRSRLAEEVNGQYVCRDCA from the coding sequence ATGGCGACCGACTACGACGCACCGCGTCGCAGCGAGGCCGACGAACTCGCTGAAGACTCCCTCGAGGAGCTGAAGGCGCGGCGCAACGAAACGCAGTCCGGCGTCGTCGACATCGACGAGGACGCGTCCGCCGAGAACTTCGAGCTGCCGGGCGCCGACCTGTCCGGTGAAGAACTGACGTTCAAGGTCCTGCCGAAGCAGGCGGACGAGTTCACGTGCTCGAAGTGCTTCCTCGTGCACCACCGCAGCAGGCTCGCCGAGGAAGTGAACGGGCAGTACGTCTGCCGCGACTGCGCCTGA
- a CDS encoding inositol monophosphatase family protein, giving the protein MRFDAGRLVEVAVEVATEAAELVRTSRETAVAEVDTKSTVTDVVTAADRASEQLVRALLATRRPGEPVIGEEEGGTAAVEGLTWVVDPIDGTVNYLYGIPHYAVSIAAQVDGVSVAGAVVEPASGRVWTAAAGGGAWLDGRRLAVSAVTRLEVSLLGYGFAYRADRRQRQAETWAAMATRVRDIRRAGAASLDLCAVAAGRLDAYAEHALGRWDWAAGALLAKEAGAVVLLPGEAPELGADATFAAAPGIADALRATLAESGFGKV; this is encoded by the coding sequence GTGCGTTTCGATGCCGGCCGACTGGTCGAAGTCGCCGTCGAGGTCGCGACCGAGGCGGCGGAACTGGTGCGGACGAGTCGGGAGACGGCCGTCGCCGAGGTGGACACGAAATCCACGGTGACGGATGTGGTGACGGCCGCCGACCGCGCTTCCGAACAGCTCGTGCGCGCGCTGCTCGCGACGCGCCGGCCCGGTGAACCGGTGATCGGCGAGGAGGAGGGCGGCACGGCCGCGGTCGAGGGGCTGACCTGGGTTGTCGACCCGATCGACGGCACCGTGAACTACCTGTACGGCATCCCGCACTACGCGGTGTCGATCGCGGCGCAGGTGGACGGGGTGTCGGTGGCGGGTGCCGTGGTGGAACCGGCGAGCGGCCGGGTGTGGACGGCGGCGGCCGGCGGTGGTGCCTGGTTGGACGGGCGTCGCCTCGCGGTGTCCGCGGTCACCCGGCTGGAGGTCTCACTGCTGGGCTACGGGTTCGCCTACCGTGCCGACCGCCGGCAGCGGCAGGCCGAGACGTGGGCGGCCATGGCCACCCGCGTGCGCGACATCCGACGGGCGGGCGCGGCTTCGTTGGACCTGTGCGCCGTGGCGGCCGGGCGGTTGGACGCCTATGCCGAGCACGCGTTGGGTCGGTGGGACTGGGCGGCCGGCGCGCTGCTGGCGAAAGAGGCCGGTGCCGTCGTGCTGCTGCCGGGCGAGGCCCCGGAGTTGGGCGCCGACGCGACCTTCGCGGCGGCTCCGGGAATCGCGGACGCATTGCGCGCGACGCTCGCGGAAAGCGGCTTCGGAAAGGTCTGA
- a CDS encoding DUF7455 domain-containing protein: protein MTTTLTRPALTAADRCDRCGAAAQVRAILPSGGELLFCGHHAREHNSKLRELAAELQQG, encoded by the coding sequence ATGACTACGACGCTCACCCGCCCCGCGTTGACCGCCGCCGACCGCTGCGACCGCTGCGGGGCTGCTGCCCAGGTTCGCGCCATCCTCCCCTCGGGAGGCGAGTTGCTGTTCTGCGGGCACCACGCCCGCGAGCACAACTCCAAGCTGCGCGAGCTGGCTGCCGAGTTGCAGCAGGGCTGA
- a CDS encoding DUF3039 domain-containing protein — protein MSTQTLPELDTRPEGTDTTGDDAPKMFHYVRKNKIAESAVMGTHVVALCGEVFPVTKSPKPGSPVCPDCKKIYEGLPKGGD, from the coding sequence GTGAGCACCCAGACCCTTCCCGAACTCGACACCAGGCCGGAAGGCACGGACACCACCGGGGACGACGCCCCGAAGATGTTCCACTACGTGCGCAAGAACAAGATCGCCGAGTCGGCGGTCATGGGCACGCACGTGGTGGCCCTGTGCGGCGAGGTCTTCCCGGTGACCAAGAGCCCCAAGCCCGGCTCCCCGGTCTGCCCGGACTGCAAGAAGATCTACGAAGGCCTCCCCAAGGGCGGCGACTAG
- a CDS encoding DUF3710 domain-containing protein → MFGRRRKRGRHSANRGTAQPEVEVGLDDDRPEHGPFDEADTPDDGLNRLDLGSIRFPVPEGAQLQVEMDPAGAVRAVHLLTTLGQLTVSAFAAPRTEKLWPEVGAELITQLKGDGFRINRENGEWGEEISARNNEVHLRFVGVDGPRWMVRGVAAAPSEDQADHALVALREVLRLTVVVRGEQPMPVRTPLPVELPDAIARHIQAQQQQQQG, encoded by the coding sequence ATGTTCGGAAGGCGCCGCAAGCGCGGTAGGCACTCCGCGAACCGGGGGACGGCGCAGCCGGAGGTCGAGGTCGGGCTCGACGACGACCGGCCCGAACACGGCCCGTTCGACGAGGCCGACACGCCCGACGACGGCCTGAACCGGCTCGACCTCGGCTCGATCCGCTTCCCGGTGCCCGAGGGCGCCCAGCTCCAGGTCGAGATGGACCCGGCGGGCGCGGTGCGCGCCGTGCACCTGCTGACCACGCTGGGCCAGCTCACCGTGAGCGCGTTCGCCGCGCCGCGCACGGAGAAGCTGTGGCCCGAGGTGGGCGCCGAGCTGATCACCCAGCTCAAGGGCGACGGGTTCCGCATCAACCGGGAGAACGGCGAGTGGGGCGAGGAGATCTCGGCCCGCAACAACGAGGTGCACCTGCGCTTCGTCGGCGTCGACGGCCCGCGCTGGATGGTGCGCGGCGTCGCGGCGGCACCGTCCGAGGACCAGGCCGACCACGCCCTGGTCGCGCTGCGCGAGGTGCTGCGGCTCACCGTCGTCGTGCGCGGCGAGCAGCCCATGCCGGTGCGCACGCCGCTGCCGGTCGAGCTGCCCGACGCCATCGCCCGGCACATCCAGGCCCAGCAGCAACAGCAGCAGGGCTGA
- a CDS encoding RNA polymerase sigma factor, with protein sequence MIDSRERAYVAAAKTTQAAKADAEETPKATSARKAPAKKPAAKTGAAKTATRAPRKTAAKAAAGPVKAKKAGEGDEPEDLEAAPDAEDLVDDVELIDEPVEEEPAEEETAKPGEGDFVWDEEESEALRQARKDAELTASADSVRAYLKQIGKVALLNAEEEVELAKRIEAGLYAAERVRRAEEESEKLTPQLRRDLRWIVRDGERAKNHLLEANLRLVVSLAKRYTGRGMAFLDLIQEGNLGLIRAVEKFDYTKGYKFSTYATWWIRQAITRAMADQARTIRIPVHMVEVINKLGRIQRELLQDLGREPTPEELAKEMDITPEKVLEIQQYAREPISLDQTIGDEGDSQLGDFIEDSEAVVAVDAVSFTLLQDQLQSVLATLSEREAGVVRLRFGLTDGQPRTLDEIGQVYGVTRERIRQIESKTMSKLRHPSRSQVLRDYLD encoded by the coding sequence TTGATCGACAGTCGCGAAAGGGCGTACGTGGCAGCCGCGAAGACGACCCAGGCAGCTAAGGCTGACGCCGAGGAGACGCCCAAGGCCACCTCGGCGAGGAAGGCGCCGGCCAAGAAGCCGGCCGCGAAGACCGGTGCGGCCAAGACCGCGACGCGGGCACCGCGCAAGACCGCGGCGAAGGCCGCCGCCGGCCCGGTCAAGGCCAAGAAGGCGGGCGAAGGCGACGAGCCCGAAGACCTCGAAGCCGCCCCCGACGCCGAAGACCTGGTCGACGACGTCGAACTGATCGACGAGCCGGTCGAGGAAGAGCCCGCCGAGGAGGAGACCGCCAAGCCCGGCGAAGGCGACTTCGTCTGGGACGAGGAGGAGTCCGAGGCGCTGCGGCAGGCACGCAAGGACGCGGAGCTCACCGCGTCCGCCGACTCCGTCCGCGCGTACCTCAAGCAGATCGGCAAGGTCGCCCTGCTCAACGCGGAGGAGGAGGTCGAACTCGCCAAGCGGATCGAGGCCGGCCTCTACGCCGCCGAGCGGGTGCGCCGGGCCGAGGAGGAGAGCGAGAAGCTCACCCCGCAGCTGCGCCGCGACCTGCGCTGGATCGTGCGCGACGGCGAGCGGGCCAAGAACCACCTGCTGGAGGCGAACCTGCGCCTCGTCGTGTCGCTGGCCAAGCGCTACACCGGCCGCGGCATGGCGTTCCTGGACCTGATCCAGGAAGGCAACCTGGGTCTGATCCGCGCGGTGGAGAAGTTCGACTACACCAAGGGCTACAAGTTCTCCACGTACGCGACGTGGTGGATCCGCCAGGCGATCACCCGCGCGATGGCCGACCAGGCCCGCACCATCCGCATCCCGGTGCACATGGTCGAGGTCATCAACAAGCTGGGTCGCATCCAGCGCGAGCTGCTCCAGGACCTGGGCCGTGAGCCCACCCCGGAGGAGCTGGCCAAGGAGATGGACATCACCCCGGAGAAGGTGCTGGAGATCCAGCAGTACGCCCGGGAGCCCATCTCGCTGGACCAGACGATCGGCGACGAGGGCGACTCGCAGCTCGGCGACTTCATCGAGGACTCCGAGGCCGTGGTGGCCGTGGACGCGGTGTCGTTCACGCTGCTCCAGGACCAGTTGCAGTCCGTGCTGGCGACGCTGTCCGAACGCGAGGCGGGCGTGGTGCGGCTGCGGTTCGGCCTCACCGACGGCCAGCCGCGGACGTTGGACGAGATCGGCCAGGTCTACGGCGTGACGCGCGAGCGCATCCGGCAGATCGAGTCGAAGACGATGTCGAAGCTGCGCCACCCGTCCCGGTCGCAGGTGCTGCGCGACTACCTGGACTAG
- a CDS encoding YihY/virulence factor BrkB family protein gives MLDLEMRSPNDIAGRGRARNGPLRLLARTLSKAWEHSIFSESAEAAFWQVLSFPPLLLGLLGSMGYVGDWLGPDVVGAVKDRIISTCLTIFSHDVVSGVIEPTVDQILTTGKGEIVSIGFLISLWAGSSAMSSFVDAITEAHDQYGVRNEVWQRIFALLLYMASLVLLVVGLPVLALGPDWLGALFPAAWQVERWLSALYYPGIAVLLVVALATLYKLSLPRKLPWHRLVPGAVLAMAVFVLSSIVLRLYIRWITTTGYTYGALATPIAFLLFAYSIGLAITIGAYFNSAIQDTWPARMTRRQRRRWRRLELEREAERIRSDAPEPLPPRESSTQAP, from the coding sequence ATGCTTGACCTTGAGATGAGGTCGCCTAACGACATCGCAGGACGCGGTCGTGCCCGCAACGGGCCGCTGCGTCTGTTGGCGCGCACGCTGTCGAAGGCGTGGGAGCACAGCATCTTCTCCGAGTCGGCCGAGGCCGCGTTCTGGCAGGTGCTGTCGTTCCCGCCGTTGCTGCTGGGACTGCTGGGCAGCATGGGGTACGTGGGCGACTGGCTCGGACCGGACGTCGTGGGCGCGGTGAAGGACCGCATCATCTCCACGTGCCTGACGATCTTCAGCCACGACGTGGTGTCCGGGGTGATCGAACCGACCGTGGACCAGATCCTGACCACGGGCAAGGGCGAGATCGTGTCGATCGGGTTCCTGATCTCGCTGTGGGCGGGGTCGTCGGCGATGTCGTCGTTCGTGGACGCGATCACCGAGGCGCACGACCAGTACGGCGTGCGCAACGAGGTGTGGCAGCGGATCTTCGCGTTGCTGCTGTACATGGCGAGCCTGGTGCTGCTGGTCGTCGGCCTGCCGGTGCTCGCGCTGGGGCCGGACTGGCTCGGCGCGCTGTTCCCGGCGGCGTGGCAGGTCGAGCGGTGGTTGAGCGCGCTGTACTACCCGGGCATCGCGGTGCTGCTGGTGGTGGCGTTGGCGACGTTGTACAAGCTGTCGCTGCCGCGCAAGCTGCCGTGGCACCGGCTCGTGCCCGGCGCGGTGCTGGCGATGGCGGTGTTCGTGCTGTCGTCGATCGTGCTGCGGCTGTACATCCGGTGGATCACGACCACGGGCTACACCTACGGCGCGTTGGCGACGCCGATCGCGTTCCTGCTGTTCGCGTACTCGATCGGGCTGGCGATCACCATCGGCGCGTACTTCAACAGCGCGATCCAGGACACCTGGCCGGCGCGGATGACCCGTCGGCAGCGCCGCCGCTGGCGTCGGCTGGAGTTGGAGCGGGAGGCCGAGCGCATCCGCTCCGACGCTCCCGAGCCCCTGCCGCCCCGCGAGTCCTCCACCCAGGCACCCTGA
- a CDS encoding pseudouridine-5'-phosphate glycosidase — MSAPSTTGEVRDALAEGRPVVALESTILAHGLPPGRNREVAGRIEDAVRAAGATPATIAVLDGVPRIGLTPAQLDRVCDPDAGLAKLSRRDLGVAQALGLDGATTVAATATLAHEAGIGVFATGGLGGVHRGGSWDVSADLDVLARAPVLVVCSGVKSILDIGATLEVLETRSVPVLGWRTDRFPAFYLRESEFDVPWRVDDARTVARVVHARRTGILLVNPVPAAFEMPRGLHDRLLDEGLRLTADVHGKDVTPRLLRHFHEHSDGASLDANEALVLGNARLAAEVAVALTA; from the coding sequence GTGAGCGCGCCGAGCACCACCGGAGAGGTCCGCGACGCCCTGGCCGAAGGCCGTCCCGTCGTCGCCCTGGAGTCCACGATCCTGGCGCACGGGCTGCCGCCGGGCCGCAACCGCGAGGTGGCCGGGCGCATCGAGGACGCCGTCCGGGCGGCCGGTGCCACCCCGGCCACGATCGCGGTGCTCGACGGCGTTCCCCGGATCGGGCTGACCCCGGCGCAGCTGGACCGGGTGTGCGACCCGGACGCCGGACTGGCCAAGCTCTCCCGGCGCGACCTGGGCGTCGCGCAGGCCCTGGGCCTCGACGGCGCGACGACCGTCGCGGCCACGGCCACCCTCGCCCACGAGGCGGGCATCGGCGTGTTCGCCACGGGCGGTCTCGGCGGCGTGCACCGGGGCGGCAGCTGGGACGTGTCGGCCGATCTGGACGTGCTCGCCCGGGCGCCCGTGCTGGTCGTGTGCTCCGGCGTGAAGTCGATCCTCGACATCGGTGCCACGCTGGAGGTGCTCGAAACGCGCTCCGTGCCTGTGCTCGGCTGGCGGACGGACCGGTTCCCGGCGTTCTACCTGCGCGAATCCGAGTTCGACGTGCCGTGGCGGGTCGACGACGCGCGGACGGTCGCGAGGGTCGTGCACGCGCGGCGGACCGGGATCCTGCTCGTCAACCCGGTGCCGGCCGCGTTCGAGATGCCGCGCGGACTGCACGACCGACTGCTCGACGAAGGTCTCCGGCTGACCGCCGACGTGCACGGCAAGGACGTCACGCCCCGCCTGCTGCGCCACTTCCACGAGCACAGCGACGGCGCGAGCCTGGACGCCAACGAGGCGCTCGTGCTCGGCAACGCCCGCCTGGCCGCCGAGGTCGCCGTCGCGCTCACCGCCTGA